In the Azospirillum humicireducens genome, GGGCGCATAGCCGACGCGACTCCTCTTCCCGACACGAAGGCGGCGGCGGGCTGAACCATGGTCATGCGTTCCCGAGTTCTCGGTTGCGGCACCTACCTGCCGGCCAACGTCGTCACCAACCAGGATCTGGAACAGCGGGTCGATACGTCGGACGAGTGGATCGTCCAGCGCACCGGCATCAGGTCGCGCCATATCGCAGCCGATGGCGAGAAGACCTCCGACCTCGCCATCGCCGCGGCGACCCGTGCGCTGGAGCATGCCGGCGTGCCGGCGGGCAGCATCGACTGCATCGTGCTGGCGACCACCACGCCCGACAACACCTTCCCGGCCACCGCGACAAAAGTGCAGGCGGCGCTCGGCACCATCGGCTTCGCCATGGACATTCAGGCGGTCTGCGCCGGCTTCGTCTATGCGATGGCGGTTGCCGACAATTTCCTGCGCAACGGTCAGGCGCGCCGCGCCCTGGTGATCGGGGCGGAGACTTTCTCCCGCCTGCTGGACTGGAACGACCGCACCACCTGCGTGCTGTTCGGCGACGGTGCTGGTGCCATCGTGCTGGAAGCCTATGAGGCCAAGGGCGATTCGACCGACCGCGGTGTGCTGTCCACCCATCTGCATTCCGACGGCAGCCAGTACGATTTGCTTTATGTCGATGGCGGCGCCTCCTCCACCGGCACCATCGGCCATGTCCGCATGCATGGGCAGGAGATTTTCCGCCACGCCGTCTCCAAGCTGTCGGCCGTGGTGGAGGAGGCGCTGGTTGCCAATGGTCTGGAGTCGACCGACATCGACTGGATGGTTCCGCACCAGGCCAACCGCCGCATCATCGACGGGCTTGCCCGCAAGATGAAGCTGTCGCCGGAGAAAGTCGTTCTGACGGTGGACCGGCATGGCAATACGTCGGCTGCATCGATCCCGTTGGCGTTGGGCGAGGCGGTGGCCGACGGCCGGATCAAGCGTGGCGACCTGATCCTGATGGAAGCCATCGGCGGCGGCCTGACCTGGGGTTCGGCGCTGGTGCGCTGGTAGATAGCCTCTCCTTTTCCAAACCGGCTTCAATGCTGCGCCGCACGCCCAGCCCGGCTGCGGCCGGGCCGTATGAGGCTGCCAACCTTTTGAATTGACGGACCTTCTTTCCCCGGATTACCGTCTTCGCAACGGTTGCGGGGGAGGTCGAACCATGTCTCAGAACACCGTCACACGGGCCCAATTGAGCGAGGCCGTCTACCAGGAAGTCGGTCTTTCGCGCAACGAATCGGCCGATCTGGTCGAAACCGTCCTGGACGAGATTTCCGACGCGCTGGCCCGGGGGGAGATGGTGAAGATCTCCTCCTTCGGCAGTTTCCAGGTTCGCCAGAAGGGCGAGCGGATCGGCCGCAATCCCAAGACCGGTGAAGAGGTGCCGATCCTGCCGCGGCGGGTGCTGGTCTTCCGTGCCAGCCATGTGCTGAAGAACCGCATCAACGATGTCCAGGAGGGTGGGGCACCGACGCCTGCGCGGGCTCTTTCCTGAGGGCGGCTGTCCGTTATGAGCCTGGCTCGCCGCACGCCGCCGTGTTGCCCCTGTCCGTGGATTGCCGCATCCGGTCATTGCCGGGTGGCGGCCTGACCTTGCCATGAAATCCGCCACGGCCTATCGCACGATCAGCGAGGTATCGACCGACCTGAACGTTCCTCAGCATGTTCTGCGCTTTTGGGAGACCAAATTCCCCCAAATCCGCCCGCTGAAGCGCGGCGGCGGCCGGCGCTTTTACCGGCCGGAGGACGTTGAGCTGCTCCGGCGAATCCAGGCGCTGCTGTATGAGGACCGCTACACCATCAAGGGTGTGCAGCGTCTGCTGAAGGAAGGACGGATGTCCGATCCGACGCCTCCGCTGCCGGAGGACGCGGAGGAGTTCGGCGACATCGCTGCCGCATTGGAGGAGGGGGGCGTGTTCGACGGTGGGCCGCAGCAGTCACTCTCTGCGTCCCTGCGGCATGAGATCACCATGGTGGTGGACGAACTGAAGTCGCTGCGGTCGATGCTGTCGCGCCTCTCCGAAATCGGAGACAAAAAAAGCTGAAAAATCATCACGGGAGATGTTGCATCGGCGAAAGTCCGCGGCTATAGTCCCGTTCCCTTCCGGAGCCAAGCCGCAAGCACTGCGGTGAAGTTGACGGAGCGTAGCGCAGCCTGGTAGCGCATCAGACTGGGGGTCTGGGGGTCGCAGGTTCGAATCCTGTCGCTCCGACCAGTTCCGGAGGGAACGAAAAAGCCTTGGAACCCAACGGTTCCAGGGCTTTTTCTTTGGCCGCGTCCTGGGTTGCCGATGCGTCATCTTTCGGCGGCGTGCGGAACTCTTGTGTGGAAGTCGAACCGGTTCCCACACGCAGCGCCGCCATGGTTGCCCCCTCCACCGCCTGACGCGGGGCGGCATGATCTGCGGCGCCGAACAGAACAGCGGCGCCGACGCCGCAGAGCCTCGACCTGCTGGTGATCGACACGCCGACCGCGGTGGAGCTCTTCCCCGAATCGGCCCGTTGTTCCCCGGCCTGTGAGCCTATCTGTCCGCCGAGATGGGAGCCTGACGATAGCACCGACTGCCCGTAACCTGGGGAATGCCCGCCTGTCCCGCGCTCGCGCAGGAGCCGTCACCGCGGCATGTCCTTCTCCTGGCGGCGGGCCAAACCCTTCGGCGCGTTGTGGCGGCTGCGCTCCCATCCAGAGCGGTCTGGGCTGGCGATGGTCAATTTTCTACTGCATTTCTCCCGCAAACCGGGCTCGTCCGTCTTAACTATCGATACGATGACTCCTGACGGTTGAATTGCAATCAATTTTCTTGAATTTTAATGGTGCATCAGTAAGGATATTTGGGTCGGAAAATTGACGGGAGATAACAATATGTCTGACAAAAATAGTGTAATGGTATGGGATGAAGATGTAGATTTTATTGATGCTAATCAATACCAGCCGGACGTTTGTTATTCGTTGGTACATTCTTGGCTGTCTGCGATGAAAAAAAGTGAGGATGAGGGAGTGAATTGGTGTAAAGATGCTCATAAACAAGAACTGCCTAGTAAATTTTATGCATATCATATTGAAGCTAACCATAAGTATGGTTCTGCTTTTTTAATGAAGCCTGGTGCGATCGATATAAATAATTATCAATCCATAAGTTACAGAGAAGATCACCAAAAAATTATAGATAAGCAATTCTATGATAGCATCAATTTAAGTGTTAAAAGAACAATAACTCTTGATTTTGAGATAAATTTAAATAACATTCTTCTAAAACTCGAATATAGTAAAAGACTTTATGCGTTAATTTATGAGAGTAATTCCGAGAAAGACCCTTATCACGCCGTCGGGATAGTGAGCACAAAATTTTCATGTGGAATTATGCCAAATGGTGGGTATATTTATCTATACGATCCGAATAATGGTTTTGTAATAAAAGCAAAATCTCGCAATGAATTAAATAAATGTATAAAACTTCAAATTGCACCAAAATACGGAAAAATCAAACAAATTAAAGAATTTTCGTAATAATTTTCGTTATGCCAAATCCTTTAATCCTGAGATCTCAGGATTAAAGGATTTGGCGGCGCTTGTTCTGATCGCGCAGCAGAAGTCATCTATGTTATGCATGTCGGCCTTTTCGGCGCTGTCCATTCGGCTGTGCGTTGTTTCGGACCACACATGAAGCGTGAATCATATCATGTGTTCGATGCCCCAAGCCTTTTCAAACGAGCTCTCAGCAGCACCAGAAGGTTGGCGGCGGCGGCGGTCGCATCCTCTCTGACCAGGAAGCTGCGCATCTGGGATATCAGGTCCTGGACGAGGTCCAGATTGACCACGAACGACCCTTTGCCGGGGGGGCGCATAATACAACACCCGCAAGGGGAATAGTCTGCCCTGACCTATGCAGGTTCTTGTCCCCTGGCGCCAGGGTTGTCCTAAGGAGCGGTCCTCCGCCGGCAATGCCGCATAGGAGGCCGTCGCCATGGGCAGCATCAGCGACGACGGGCAAGCCTTGCCGACGTTATCACCGACCGACATCGACACCACGATCAATCATGAGCCGCGCATCCGCGACCTTCGGCTTGCCGAAGCTCTGGGCATGGCCAATCCGCACGCCATCCGCCGGCTGATCGAGCGGCATATGGATGCGCTCGGTACGTTTGGGGAGGTTTTCATATCTTGATGCGAAACCCGGCCGTCGCGGCGGCCTTCCGTCCAAGAGCTTCTACCTCACCAAAATGCAGGCGCTCTACATCACGGCCAAGTCGGACACCGGACGCGCCGCGCTGGTGACGATCCAGATGGTCGAGTTGTTCGATGCCGTGACCAGCGGCAAGGCCCTGCCTGCTCCCGCCACCGGGCCCCTGCTGCCGACCCCGACCCCGTCGCGGATCGGCCCCCCGCTGTCGGATCTGTCCTTCAACGAGCGCAGCCTGATCCCGGCCTCCCGCGACCGGCCTCCGGAGCGGGGGGAACAGCTTTTCGGACCGATTGCCGCCGCCGGCACCTACACCGAGTCCCTGCGCGGCCTGTGGACGGCGACATCGGCCTGCGGCATGTGGGACGGCATCGCCGCGATGATCGCCAGCCACGCCCACAAATTCCACCAGCGCATCCCGATCTGACAACGCGATGCCAAAAAAACGCGGCGGGCCGAAGCCCGCCGCACATCTTGTGCCGCAAAGGGATGAACCCCCGCGACGTGTTAACGGAAGGACCCCGATCCCCCAGCGGCTAAGCAAGGTGATTGTCTTTCCGCGAAAACCATCTCATGGGCTTTGGTGGCCGTCAACTGGGTTGTGAAACCTTTGCATCTGGACACGGTGAGGGTGCCCTTGGACAATTCCGCTCTTCAAATGCGAATGGAGCCTTTCCGTTTGCATCACGCGCGGGAGGAAGTCTGTCTTGTCCAAGCGTCTCCGCTATCGCCTCGCCCTGGATCTCGGCACCAACAGCATTGGGTTCTGTCTGCTCGATCTGAACGGGGACGGCAGGCCCTGCGGAGTGCGTCGCATGGGTGTGCGCATTTTTCCGGATTTTTCAAAATTGCAGCAGTCCCTGGCGGCCGATCGGCGACTGGCGCGGTCGATGCGCCGGCGCCGGGATCGCTATCTTCGTCGGCGCAAGGCTCTGATGAACGCTCTGGTTGCCGCCGCCCTGATGCCGGCGGACCCGAAGGCGCGCAAGGCGTTGGAGGCGCTGGACCCCTACGAGCTGCGCGCGGCGGCGGTCGCCGGCCCGCTGCCGGCCCACCAGCTCGGCCGTGCCCTGTTCCATCTGAACCAGCGCCGGGGCTTCAAGAGCAACCGCAAGGCTGCCGGGGATGAGAATGAGGCGGGCAAGGTCAAGAGCGGCATTTCCGCCCTGAAGGCCGAGCTGGCCGCCAGTGGCGCCGGCACGCTCGGCCAGTGGCTCGCCGCCCGCCATGCCAACCGCCAGCCGGTGCGGGCAAGGCTGACCGGAACGGGGGCCAAGGCGACCTACAGCTTCTATCCGGAGCGCGCGCTGGTCCATGAGGAGTTCCAGGCGATCCGCGCCGCCCAGGCGCCGCATCATCCCGGTGTCACCGCCGAACAGTGGGACCGGATCGAAAGCGTCATCTTCCACCAGCGACCCTTGAAGCCGGTGAAGCCCGGCAAATGCACCCTCTATCCGGAGGAGGAGCGGGCGCCTTGGGCGCTGCCCATCGCCCAGCGCTTCCGCATCCTGCATGAGCTGCACAATCTGCGCATCGTCCGGCCGGGGCAGGGGGAGGAGGGGCTGTCGCCGGCCGATTTCGACCGCTTCTTTGACCGGCTGTGCCGCAAGGGCGATCTGACCTTCAAGACGCTGGCCAAGGAGCTGAAACTCCCACCCGACGCCCGCATCAACCTGGAGGACGACAAGCGCGACCGGCTGAAGGGCGACGCCACCGCCGACGCGCTGTCGGCGGAAAAGGGCAAGCGCCGGCGGATCGGTGCCGCCTGGCACAGCTTCCCGGCCGACCGTCAGCGCGAGATCGTCGGCCGCCTGATCGATGCCGAGGATGAGGGGGAACTGGCCGCCTGGCTGGTGGAGGAGCTGGGGCTGCCCTGGGAGGTCGCGATCCTGACGGCCGAACGGCCGGGCCTGCCCGACGGCTATTGCCGCCTGAGCGAAAAGGCGCTGGAGCAGGTGGTGCCGCTGATGCACGAGGAGCATCTGCCCTATGACGAGGCGGTGCGCGCGCTCGGCCTGCATCACTCCGACCATCGCACAGGCGAGTTTCTGGACGAGCTGCCCTATTACGGCCTGCCGCTGGAGCGCTTCATCGCCTTCGGCACCGGCGAGGCGGACGACCCGCCGGAGCTGCGGATCGGCCGCTTTCCCAACCCGACCGTTCATGTGGCGCTGAACGAATTGCGGCGGGTGGTGAACCGGATCATCCGGCGCTGGGGCAAGCCGGAGGAGATCGTGGTGGAGCTGGCCCGCGATCTGAAACAGAGCCGGGCCGACCGCGACAAGACGCAGCGCGAGCAGGCGGACAATCAGAAAAAGAACTGGACGCGGACCCAGCAGCTTCGCGAATTGGGGATGGAGCCGACCGGGGAGGCGCTGCTGCGGCTGCGGCTGTGGGAGGAGCTGCCGCGCATCGGCAGCGCCCATGTCTGCGTTTATACCGGCCAACCGATCAGTATGACGCAGCTGCTGCAAGGCGATGTGGACGTCGATCACATCCTGCCCTTCAGCCGGACGCTGGCCAACGGCGCCGACAACAAGATCGTCTGCCACCGTCGCGCCAACCGCATCAAGCGCAACCGGACGCCGTGGGAGGCGTTCGGCGTCGTCTCCGCCGACGGCTATGATTGGGCGGCCATCGCCGAACGCGCCGAGTCGCTCCCCAAGAACAAGCGCTGGCGCTTCCTGCCCAACGCGATGGAGCGGTTCGAGACCGAGCGGGGATTCATCGACCGGCAGCTGGTGGAGACCCGGCACCTGTCGAGGGTCGCCCGCGAATATCTGGGCTGCATCGTGCCGCTGGAAAAGGTGCGGGCCGCTCCCGGCCGGCTGACGGCGATGCTGCGCGGCCGCTGGGGGCTGAACTCCATCCTGTCCGACGCCAATCTG is a window encoding:
- a CDS encoding beta-ketoacyl-ACP synthase III; amino-acid sequence: MVMRSRVLGCGTYLPANVVTNQDLEQRVDTSDEWIVQRTGIRSRHIAADGEKTSDLAIAAATRALEHAGVPAGSIDCIVLATTTPDNTFPATATKVQAALGTIGFAMDIQAVCAGFVYAMAVADNFLRNGQARRALVIGAETFSRLLDWNDRTTCVLFGDGAGAIVLEAYEAKGDSTDRGVLSTHLHSDGSQYDLLYVDGGASSTGTIGHVRMHGQEIFRHAVSKLSAVVEEALVANGLESTDIDWMVPHQANRRIIDGLARKMKLSPEKVVLTVDRHGNTSAASIPLALGEAVADGRIKRGDLILMEAIGGGLTWGSALVRW
- a CDS encoding integration host factor subunit alpha, encoding MSQNTVTRAQLSEAVYQEVGLSRNESADLVETVLDEISDALARGEMVKISSFGSFQVRQKGERIGRNPKTGEEVPILPRRVLVFRASHVLKNRINDVQEGGAPTPARALS
- a CDS encoding MerR family transcriptional regulator; the protein is MKSATAYRTISEVSTDLNVPQHVLRFWETKFPQIRPLKRGGGRRFYRPEDVELLRRIQALLYEDRYTIKGVQRLLKEGRMSDPTPPLPEDAEEFGDIAAALEEGGVFDGGPQQSLSASLRHEITMVVDELKSLRSMLSRLSEIGDKKS
- the cas9 gene encoding type II CRISPR RNA-guided endonuclease Cas9 (Cas9, originally named Csn1, is the large, multifunctional signature protein of type II CRISPR/Cas systems. It is well known even to general audiences because its RNA-guided endonuclease activity has made it a popular tool for custom editing of eukaryotic genomes.); the encoded protein is MSKRLRYRLALDLGTNSIGFCLLDLNGDGRPCGVRRMGVRIFPDFSKLQQSLAADRRLARSMRRRRDRYLRRRKALMNALVAAALMPADPKARKALEALDPYELRAAAVAGPLPAHQLGRALFHLNQRRGFKSNRKAAGDENEAGKVKSGISALKAELAASGAGTLGQWLAARHANRQPVRARLTGTGAKATYSFYPERALVHEEFQAIRAAQAPHHPGVTAEQWDRIESVIFHQRPLKPVKPGKCTLYPEEERAPWALPIAQRFRILHELHNLRIVRPGQGEEGLSPADFDRFFDRLCRKGDLTFKTLAKELKLPPDARINLEDDKRDRLKGDATADALSAEKGKRRRIGAAWHSFPADRQREIVGRLIDAEDEGELAAWLVEELGLPWEVAILTAERPGLPDGYCRLSEKALEQVVPLMHEEHLPYDEAVRALGLHHSDHRTGEFLDELPYYGLPLERFIAFGTGEADDPPELRIGRFPNPTVHVALNELRRVVNRIIRRWGKPEEIVVELARDLKQSRADRDKTQREQADNQKKNWTRTQQLRELGMEPTGEALLRLRLWEELPRIGSAHVCVYTGQPISMTQLLQGDVDVDHILPFSRTLANGADNKIVCHRRANRIKRNRTPWEAFGVVSADGYDWAAIAERAESLPKNKRWRFLPNAMERFETERGFIDRQLVETRHLSRVAREYLGCIVPLEKVRAAPGRLTAMLRGRWGLNSILSDANLKNRSDHRHHAVDAAVLGVIDQRLVQRVADAAKRAEEKELEKLFDGLPDPFEGLPGPSFRDQVQERAQGIIVSHKPEHGWQGRMHNDTAYGPVERLPDGTHRVVTRKPLGSLAEKDFGNIRDRALAAALERHVAEQAAQGRSLGEALSCFTWTGGEVRRVRMLDKLGSPVAVQDDDGHTFKLYKGDSNAWYEILRDGRGRWTGRIVSTYEAYRLHAEWLAERGDGGRSDAAFPDWAARRLCAGIGKPLFRLFKGDMLAFGTAPNREIMKVVKFSEGRIVFAGHREAGNLKERDADKDDPFKYRTCSPEALRKAQARPVGVDPAGFVHDRGPLE